A window of Chlamydiales bacterium STE3 contains these coding sequences:
- a CDS encoding putative membrane protein (Product derived from UniProtKB/Trembl:D6YWM9): MLKFRASTLIAFSGLVWFGAGLYLLTLGLNFLLESDNLANSGQQVGPLLSLLSPIATYDQGTLLIVTLGLAIGFIKGKFIFAKTVRQTVERIVSFRPPIPLTKMYSIKYCMLLAGMMLLGMTFKFLGFSYDVRGLIDVAIGSALINGSMLYFRQVLITKNQEAGSYL, translated from the coding sequence ATGTTAAAATTTCGCGCAAGCACTCTTATCGCTTTTTCAGGATTAGTTTGGTTTGGAGCCGGCCTCTACCTACTAACCCTCGGATTAAATTTCCTTCTGGAAAGTGATAACTTAGCCAATTCAGGACAACAAGTAGGCCCTCTGCTTTCCTTGCTGTCTCCAATAGCCACCTATGATCAAGGTACCCTGCTGATCGTTACTTTAGGCCTTGCGATAGGTTTTATAAAAGGAAAATTTATATTTGCTAAAACTGTGCGTCAAACTGTTGAAAGAATTGTAAGTTTTAGACCTCCTATTCCTTTGACTAAAATGTATTCTATAAAGTACTGCATGTTATTAGCAGGAATGATGCTTTTAGGAATGACCTTTAAATTTTTAGGCTTTTCCTATGATGTGCGTGGTCTTATCGATGTTGCTATTGGCTCGGCTCTCATCAACGGCTCTATGCTCTATTTTCGACAAGTGCTTATTACAAAAAATCAGGAAGCTGGTTCTTACTTGTGA
- a CDS encoding SsrA-binding protein (Product derived from UniProtKB/Swiss-Prot:Q6MAG8;Gene name derived from UniProtKB/Swiss-Prot:Q6MAG8), whose amino-acid sequence MSKSNPELVSNKKASFNYDILETLEAGLVLKGTEIKSLRDHGGNLQDAWIRVEGTEAWLVASSIAPYRFGNIYNHEERRERKLLLHKRELNQLHSAQQGKGYSLIPLSLYLKNGRVKAKIAIAKGKKTFDKRQSIQDREEKRHLDRARKQSFE is encoded by the coding sequence ATGTCTAAAAGTAATCCAGAATTAGTCTCCAATAAAAAAGCTAGTTTTAACTACGACATTTTGGAAACGCTAGAAGCCGGCCTTGTGTTAAAAGGAACAGAAATCAAATCGCTCAGAGACCATGGGGGCAATTTACAGGATGCTTGGATTAGAGTCGAAGGCACTGAGGCTTGGCTCGTGGCTTCAAGCATTGCGCCTTACCGCTTTGGTAATATTTATAATCACGAGGAGCGAAGAGAACGCAAGCTTCTTTTGCACAAAAGAGAACTCAACCAACTGCATTCAGCACAACAAGGGAAAGGCTACTCATTGATTCCCCTCTCGCTCTATCTAAAAAATGGACGCGTTAAAGCAAAAATTGCCATAGCTAAAGGGAAAAAGACCTTTGATAAACGGCAATCTATTCAGGATAGAGAAGAAAAACGCCATCTGGATCGAGCCAGGAAGCAAAGCTTTGAATAA
- a CDS encoding Ribosomal RNA large subunit methyltransferase H (Product derived from UniProtKB/Swiss-Prot:Q6MAG7;Gene name derived from UniProtKB/Swiss-Prot:Q6MAG7;EC number derived from UniProtKB/Swiss-Prot:Q6MAG7) has product MLKIRILSIGKTKEKWLEDALQEYLKRLSPVLTIDFLLFKNDTQLEIQASKENVLICLDPQGRLLSSEEFSQVLITSLERGGSKLSFVIGGAEGLPESLKKHPLISFSRMTFTHQICRLILVEQIYRAIELQKGSRYHK; this is encoded by the coding sequence GTGTTAAAAATCAGAATTCTATCGATCGGGAAAACGAAAGAAAAATGGTTAGAGGATGCTCTGCAAGAATACCTTAAACGCCTGAGTCCCGTGCTGACTATTGATTTTCTTCTTTTTAAGAACGACACTCAACTAGAAATTCAGGCATCGAAAGAAAATGTCCTGATTTGCCTCGATCCTCAAGGAAGACTACTGAGCAGCGAAGAATTCTCTCAAGTTCTAATCACTTCGCTAGAGAGAGGGGGTTCCAAATTGTCCTTTGTCATTGGCGGAGCTGAAGGGCTTCCTGAAAGTCTTAAAAAGCACCCATTAATCAGCTTCTCAAGAATGACCTTCACCCATCAAATTTGCCGCTTAATTCTCGTTGAACAAATTTATCGAGCCATTGAACTGCAAAAAGGCTCAAGGTATCACAAGTAA
- a CDS encoding putative RNase BN, tRNA processing enzyme (Product derived from UniProtKB/Trembl:Q6MCS7;Gene name derived from UniProtKB/Trembl:Q6MCS7) has protein sequence MNKVINANSMIRNFFYRFFSSLRAAGAGFISDNCYGKASALSYYTLLAIVPVLAVAFGVAKGFGFEKILEEQLRENFYQQPDFAQKMIDFANSTLDHAHGSLIAGIGVITLFWTSFGLLGNLENVLNEIWKIGAMRPWERRIPDYLAVLILTPIIFVASSSLTIFIVAKVVKYTSDIGFYDRVRPVIYLGYYAIIFCLSWILFSLVYYFMTNKNIPLTSSLVAGVVSGTLFQIVQWTYIHFQVYVTSYNAIYGSFAAIPLFLIWLQLSWMITLIGGEISYHFSTTGYLNTSDKQPANEVEIALYLCMVCAENVQKGLFPAQLESIANDLQMPLHPLQSIADKLVQAKLLYAIQNRENEILYQLAKSLSEICLSSVYQAIIAKEIHSWAVQKVPRLLAAKYYFLQYQQGETRTSPNPCLSEIVHTQS, from the coding sequence CTGAATAAAGTGATTAATGCAAATTCTATGATTAGAAACTTTTTTTATCGGTTCTTCAGTTCCCTACGCGCTGCTGGAGCAGGATTTATTTCAGATAATTGCTATGGCAAAGCTTCTGCCCTAAGTTATTACACGCTTTTAGCCATTGTTCCTGTCTTAGCTGTGGCTTTTGGCGTTGCCAAAGGGTTTGGTTTTGAAAAAATTTTAGAGGAACAGCTGCGGGAGAATTTTTATCAACAACCAGATTTTGCTCAGAAGATGATCGATTTTGCCAATTCAACATTAGATCATGCACACGGAAGCCTTATTGCAGGCATCGGCGTCATCACATTGTTTTGGACTTCCTTTGGCCTTCTCGGTAATTTAGAAAATGTTCTCAATGAAATTTGGAAAATTGGAGCGATGAGACCCTGGGAGCGAAGAATCCCCGACTATCTTGCCGTTCTTATTCTCACACCCATTATTTTTGTCGCTTCTAGCAGCCTTACTATCTTTATTGTGGCAAAAGTTGTGAAATATACTTCTGATATAGGATTTTACGATAGGGTCAGACCAGTTATTTACTTAGGTTACTATGCGATCATCTTTTGTTTGAGTTGGATATTGTTCAGTTTAGTCTACTATTTTATGACGAATAAAAATATTCCCCTCACCTCAAGCCTTGTTGCAGGCGTCGTTTCAGGAACCTTATTTCAGATTGTACAATGGACATACATCCACTTTCAAGTTTATGTGACAAGCTATAATGCTATCTATGGTAGTTTTGCTGCTATCCCCCTATTTTTGATCTGGCTACAGTTAAGTTGGATGATTACATTAATCGGAGGGGAAATTAGCTACCATTTTTCAACAACGGGGTATTTAAATACATCCGACAAGCAACCAGCTAATGAGGTAGAAATCGCCTTGTATCTTTGCATGGTTTGTGCAGAAAATGTGCAAAAAGGGCTCTTTCCTGCACAATTAGAATCGATTGCTAACGACCTGCAAATGCCTCTTCACCCTTTGCAATCGATTGCTGATAAGCTCGTGCAAGCTAAACTTCTTTATGCCATTCAAAATAGGGAAAATGAAATTCTCTACCAGCTTGCTAAATCATTAAGTGAAATCTGTCTCAGCAGTGTCTACCAGGCTATCATTGCCAAAGAAATCCATAGCTGGGCCGTTCAAAAAGTTCCTAGATTGCTTGCTGCAAAGTACTATTTTCTGCAGTACCAGCAAGGCGAAACGCGTACTAGCCCTAATCCTTGCTTAAGTGAAAT